The proteins below are encoded in one region of Aeromonas veronii:
- a CDS encoding HAD family hydrolase, giving the protein MKLTPLIVAMLAGASWGVSAQAADPLSAWQDTAPKQAIEAWVAGATQAGSTTFIPVNKRNVVFDNDGTLWGEAPLTFQLQFAVDEIKRLAPEHPEWKQDPIVKLVLANDLAGLAKAGKEGLVKLMTLTHSGMSADEYAKRVRTWLDTSKHPRFGCHYDQLGYQPMVQLLAYLRANGFKTWIVSGGGIDFMRVFAEQMYGIPPEQVVGSFALGEFSFSKDGASIMKTMKGAYLDDGAAKPAAIHLFMGQRPVGAFGNSDGDVPMLQYTSTNPEFKTFGLLVHHTDEKREYAYDSHPPSSGTLVKGLTEAPKYGWTLVDMKRDWKTVFDPALCPAK; this is encoded by the coding sequence ATGAAACTCACCCCGTTAATTGTGGCCATGCTGGCCGGTGCCAGTTGGGGAGTCAGTGCGCAGGCGGCCGATCCGCTCTCGGCCTGGCAGGATACGGCTCCCAAGCAGGCGATTGAGGCCTGGGTCGCCGGTGCCACCCAGGCTGGCAGCACCACCTTCATCCCAGTGAACAAGCGCAACGTGGTCTTTGACAACGACGGCACCCTCTGGGGCGAGGCACCCCTGACGTTCCAGCTGCAATTTGCCGTCGACGAGATCAAGCGTCTGGCCCCCGAGCACCCGGAATGGAAACAGGACCCCATCGTCAAGCTGGTCCTGGCCAACGATCTGGCCGGCCTTGCCAAGGCGGGCAAGGAGGGGCTGGTGAAGCTGATGACCCTGACCCACAGCGGCATGAGTGCGGATGAATATGCCAAGCGGGTACGCACCTGGCTCGATACCAGCAAGCATCCACGCTTTGGCTGCCACTATGATCAGCTGGGTTACCAGCCCATGGTGCAACTGCTCGCCTATCTGCGGGCCAATGGCTTCAAGACCTGGATCGTCTCCGGTGGCGGCATCGACTTCATGCGGGTATTTGCCGAGCAGATGTACGGCATTCCCCCTGAGCAAGTGGTCGGCTCCTTCGCCCTCGGGGAGTTCTCCTTCTCGAAGGATGGCGCCTCCATCATGAAGACCATGAAGGGTGCCTACCTGGATGATGGGGCGGCCAAGCCTGCGGCCATCCATCTGTTCATGGGGCAGCGTCCGGTGGGGGCCTTTGGCAACAGCGATGGTGACGTACCCATGTTGCAGTACACCTCGACCAACCCGGAGTTCAAGACCTTCGGCCTGCTGGTGCACCACACGGACGAGAAGCGGGAGTATGCCTATGACAGCCATCCCCCCAGCAGCGGCACCCTGGTAAAGGGGTTGACCGAGGCGCCCAAATACGGCTGGACCCTGGTCGACATGAAACGGGATTGGAAAACCGTCTTCGATCCCGCGCTGTGCCCGGCTAAATAA
- a CDS encoding anaerobic sulfatase maturase, whose amino-acid sequence MKHSTTLPVNALPSAEKYAGKGPAWVRRFHVMAKPTGSTCNIDCTYCFYLHKEGLLHQDRHSHMSDEVLENFIRQYIDSQDGEQVVFSWQGGEPTLMGLDFFHKVVKLQQQYKKAGQRIENDLQTNGILIDDKWAAFLKEHQFLVGLSIDGPRELHDRYRLTRSGKPTFDKVMEGVAALKKFQVPFNALVTVNRTNARFPLEIYRFLTRELGATYIQFNPCVEPVDFTRTAPQFWHDDSIPVTGSRRAKPGDLDSIVTDWSVDPDDWGRFLIAVFEEWVNNDLGRVQVNLFETAVAQTLGMPAQICVTSEFCGKGLAVEKNGDVFSCDHYVYPEYQLGNMSIQRLSHMAFSERQQAFGFGKKETLPACCKACPYLKLCWGECPKNRIVRAPDGELGLNYLCPGIKAFFDYAQPIVVGIATILQNQPGEHA is encoded by the coding sequence ATGAAACACAGCACCACACTGCCTGTCAACGCACTCCCCTCAGCAGAGAAATACGCCGGCAAGGGGCCTGCCTGGGTGCGCCGCTTCCATGTGATGGCCAAGCCCACGGGGTCTACCTGCAACATCGACTGCACCTACTGTTTCTACCTGCACAAGGAGGGGCTGCTGCACCAGGATCGCCATAGCCACATGAGCGATGAGGTGCTGGAAAACTTTATCCGCCAGTACATCGACAGCCAGGACGGGGAGCAGGTGGTCTTCTCGTGGCAGGGGGGAGAGCCCACCCTGATGGGACTGGATTTCTTCCATAAAGTGGTCAAGTTACAGCAGCAGTACAAAAAAGCGGGTCAGCGCATCGAGAACGACCTGCAAACCAATGGCATCCTCATCGATGACAAATGGGCTGCGTTCCTGAAGGAACATCAATTTTTAGTGGGGTTGTCCATCGACGGTCCGCGCGAACTGCACGACAGATACCGCTTGACCCGCAGCGGCAAGCCCACCTTCGACAAGGTGATGGAAGGGGTGGCCGCCCTCAAGAAATTCCAGGTGCCCTTCAATGCCCTGGTCACGGTCAATCGCACCAATGCTCGCTTTCCCCTCGAGATCTATCGTTTTCTCACCCGCGAGCTCGGTGCTACCTATATCCAGTTCAACCCCTGTGTTGAGCCGGTGGATTTCACCAGGACGGCGCCCCAGTTCTGGCACGATGACAGCATCCCGGTGACGGGGAGTCGCCGGGCCAAGCCGGGGGATCTGGACTCCATCGTCACGGACTGGTCGGTGGATCCCGATGACTGGGGGCGCTTCCTCATCGCGGTGTTCGAGGAGTGGGTGAACAACGATCTGGGCCGGGTGCAGGTCAACCTGTTCGAGACCGCGGTGGCCCAGACCCTGGGGATGCCCGCCCAGATCTGCGTCACCTCCGAGTTTTGCGGCAAGGGGTTGGCGGTGGAGAAAAACGGCGATGTTTTTTCCTGTGATCACTATGTTTACCCCGAGTACCAATTAGGTAATATGTCAATACAAAGGTTGTCGCACATGGCATTTTCCGAGCGCCAGCAGGCCTTCGGATTTGGCAAGAAAGAGACCTTGCCCGCCTGCTGCAAGGCCTGTCCCTATCTCAAGCTGTGCTGGGGGGAGTGCCCGAAGAACCGGATAGTGCGCGCACCGGATGGTGAGCTCGGTCTCAACTATCTGTGCCCGGGCATCAAGGCCTTCTTTGACTATGCCCAGCCCATAGTGGTGGGAATTGCTACTATCTTGCAGAACCAGCCAGGAGAGCACGCATGA
- a CDS encoding LysR family transcriptional regulator — protein sequence MNIKQLRYFYELAQHRHFAKAAKACFITQPTLSASITALEKSLGTELVVRNSQFVGLTQAGEVVLRHAERMLQEQDAMHQELSLFDGELSGTLRIGMVPQSGIDIMPLLKRFHEAYPRVGLRLSVVTHGALLEQLELHQIDLGLGFDELLTDHQRRTLAVQQPHPNPMAVLGPLPGHDERPQNAPLQLADLQDIPLILPSGTMQFRRYFDEAAARQQLSFRVVLETDSLFHLANGVSHGLGCAVVSASIAATAQRLFQLPWRPLTDAAAGTTAFITRKHSVTPAMRAFLALPQA from the coding sequence ATGAATATCAAGCAGTTGCGCTATTTCTACGAACTCGCCCAGCACCGTCACTTCGCCAAGGCGGCCAAGGCCTGTTTCATCACCCAGCCCACCCTGTCGGCCAGCATCACGGCGCTGGAGAAATCCCTCGGCACCGAACTGGTGGTGCGCAACAGCCAATTCGTGGGCCTCACCCAGGCGGGCGAGGTCGTGCTGCGCCATGCCGAACGCATGCTGCAAGAGCAGGACGCCATGCACCAGGAGCTCAGCCTGTTTGACGGCGAGCTTTCCGGCACCTTGCGCATCGGCATGGTGCCCCAGTCTGGCATCGACATCATGCCCCTGCTCAAGCGCTTCCACGAGGCCTACCCCAGGGTCGGTTTACGCCTGTCGGTGGTGACCCACGGCGCCCTGCTGGAGCAGCTGGAGCTGCACCAGATCGATCTGGGGCTGGGTTTTGACGAACTGCTCACCGACCACCAGCGCCGCACCTTGGCGGTGCAGCAGCCTCACCCTAACCCCATGGCGGTGCTGGGCCCTTTGCCCGGGCATGATGAGCGACCTCAGAACGCCCCCCTGCAACTGGCCGACTTGCAGGATATCCCCCTGATCCTGCCAAGCGGCACCATGCAGTTTCGCCGCTACTTCGATGAGGCCGCCGCCCGCCAGCAACTGAGTTTCAGGGTGGTGCTGGAGACCGACTCCCTGTTCCATCTGGCCAATGGGGTGAGTCACGGCCTCGGCTGCGCCGTGGTCAGTGCCAGCATCGCCGCCACCGCCCAGCGGTTGTTCCAACTGCCATGGCGACCCCTGACAGACGCGGCGGCCGGCACTACCGCCTTCATCACCCGCAAACACAGCGTCACCCCCGCCATGCGCGCCTTTCTCGCCCTCCCCCAGGCCTGA
- a CDS encoding VWA domain-containing protein — MSDWLSRFDFAWPWAWLLILLPLVSRFLLPPARPMADYVRVPFLPHLVNTLDLKAEQQRSGPWQRLLFWVLWLLLVCALARPELLTPPQQIVKPMRDIVLVLDVSGSMGKNDLPGGETRLKAMQDSVAKFVTARKQDRIGLVIFANGAYPFAPLSEDKGALQARIAQLAPAMIGEQTAIGDAIGVAVKLLDKAQHGSSKLAILLTDGNDTASQLTPEVAAKLAAAHQVQIHTIAFGNEQSGDDKVDLALLKTIAEMTGGKSWQAARSGAALDSVWQDIDALTPVQVRTLGWSWHQALFQWPLLLALLLLLLITGGRYLRGRAA, encoded by the coding sequence ATGTCTGACTGGCTGTCCCGTTTCGATTTTGCCTGGCCCTGGGCCTGGTTGCTCATCTTGCTCCCCCTCGTCAGCCGCTTCTTGCTGCCACCGGCGCGCCCCATGGCCGACTATGTGCGAGTGCCCTTCTTGCCTCATCTCGTCAACACGCTGGATCTGAAGGCAGAACAACAGAGGAGCGGGCCCTGGCAACGTCTGCTGTTCTGGGTGCTCTGGCTGCTCCTGGTATGCGCCCTGGCACGGCCGGAGCTGCTGACACCGCCCCAGCAGATCGTCAAACCGATGCGCGACATCGTGCTGGTGCTCGATGTCTCTGGCTCGATGGGGAAGAACGATCTGCCGGGGGGGGAGACCCGCCTCAAGGCCATGCAGGATTCGGTGGCCAAATTTGTCACGGCGCGCAAGCAGGACCGGATTGGTCTGGTGATCTTCGCCAACGGAGCCTACCCCTTCGCCCCCCTCAGTGAAGACAAGGGGGCGCTGCAGGCCCGCATCGCCCAGCTGGCACCGGCCATGATCGGCGAACAGACGGCCATCGGCGATGCCATCGGGGTGGCGGTGAAACTGCTGGACAAGGCGCAGCACGGGAGCAGCAAGCTGGCCATTCTGCTGACCGATGGCAATGACACCGCATCCCAGCTCACCCCTGAGGTGGCCGCCAAGCTCGCCGCCGCCCATCAGGTTCAGATCCACACCATCGCCTTTGGCAATGAGCAGAGCGGGGATGACAAGGTGGATCTCGCCTTGCTCAAGACCATTGCCGAGATGACCGGCGGCAAGAGCTGGCAGGCCGCCCGCAGCGGCGCGGCCCTTGACAGCGTCTGGCAGGATATCGACGCCCTGACGCCGGTGCAGGTTCGCACCCTTGGCTGGTCTTGGCACCAAGCGCTGTTCCAGTGGCCTTTGTTGCTGGCCCTGCTGCTTCTGCTCCTCATTACGGGTGGGCGTTACCTCAGGGGGAGGGCGGCATGA
- a CDS encoding VWA domain-containing protein — MSDFHFIYPWHLLGLVFCIGLWFVVRQPRSAWYQLMDKRVAEALVVGKSRPLLQLLPWLCGIGVLALSGPSWQREVPAALSPQGSVMVVLQQDLTMYAQDVAPSRHQRMQHKLAVLVERSPGTRFGLIAYDSSAHLAVPLTQDPDFFSLFLSAQEPALMPEGEGSALAQALTLATRNLPTTPDEAPSVLVVADHLTAEEATSLAAFPLPVQVWVVGTERGGNLPAKYESKGLDTRLDVGRFSALRDDGVPVTLASVDDDDLAAVADHIQHAIQAQNDAREELKWKDGGYLLVIPMLVLLLFWRRQLLCLTMLALSLGTYSEPGQAALLDWWVTPDQQGQYAFSHQEYEQAASHFEDPLWRGIASYQGGDYVAAITAFRQAKATPESLVWLGNSYAQQKSWQQALVSYDQALSLRPGWDLALTNRARIADIIMQLRKQERDQEGSQGDEANYDPDEIKHDLKKGEGADQQDIQPGGSADPQVNQWYDNLQVSPSILLHNLYQADTQEAQ, encoded by the coding sequence ATGAGCGACTTTCACTTTATCTATCCCTGGCATCTGCTGGGACTCGTGTTCTGCATCGGCCTCTGGTTTGTGGTACGCCAGCCACGCAGCGCCTGGTATCAGTTGATGGACAAGCGGGTGGCCGAGGCGCTGGTGGTCGGCAAATCCCGCCCCCTGTTGCAACTGCTGCCCTGGCTGTGCGGGATCGGGGTGCTGGCGCTCTCCGGCCCCAGCTGGCAGCGGGAAGTCCCCGCGGCCCTCTCGCCCCAGGGCAGTGTCATGGTGGTACTGCAACAGGACCTGACCATGTATGCCCAGGATGTGGCGCCCAGCCGCCATCAGCGCATGCAGCACAAGCTGGCGGTGCTGGTCGAACGCTCGCCTGGCACCCGTTTTGGGCTGATTGCCTATGACAGTTCGGCGCACCTGGCGGTGCCACTGACCCAGGATCCCGATTTCTTCTCCCTGTTTCTGAGTGCCCAGGAGCCTGCCCTCATGCCAGAGGGTGAGGGTTCGGCACTGGCGCAGGCGCTGACGCTGGCGACCCGCAACCTGCCGACCACCCCCGATGAGGCTCCGAGCGTGCTGGTGGTGGCCGATCACTTGACCGCGGAGGAGGCGACGTCGCTGGCGGCCTTCCCCCTGCCGGTACAGGTCTGGGTGGTGGGCACCGAGCGCGGTGGCAATCTGCCGGCCAAATATGAGAGCAAGGGGCTCGATACCCGGCTCGACGTTGGCCGATTCAGTGCGCTGCGAGACGATGGCGTGCCGGTGACGCTGGCCAGCGTTGATGACGACGATCTGGCGGCGGTTGCAGATCATATTCAGCATGCCATCCAGGCCCAAAACGATGCCCGCGAAGAGCTCAAGTGGAAGGATGGCGGCTATCTGCTGGTGATCCCCATGCTGGTGTTGCTGCTCTTCTGGCGCAGGCAACTGCTCTGCCTCACCATGCTGGCGCTCTCCCTTGGCACCTATTCCGAGCCCGGGCAGGCCGCCTTGCTGGACTGGTGGGTGACACCGGATCAGCAGGGTCAGTACGCCTTCTCGCATCAGGAGTACGAACAGGCAGCCAGCCACTTCGAGGATCCCCTGTGGCGGGGAATAGCGAGCTACCAGGGTGGGGATTACGTGGCGGCGATCACGGCGTTTCGCCAGGCAAAGGCAACGCCGGAGTCTCTGGTGTGGCTTGGGAACAGCTATGCCCAGCAAAAATCCTGGCAGCAGGCGCTCGTCAGTTACGATCAGGCCCTGAGCCTTCGTCCCGGCTGGGATCTGGCCCTGACCAATCGCGCCAGGATAGCCGACATCATCATGCAGCTGCGCAAGCAGGAGAGAGACCAGGAGGGCTCACAGGGGGATGAGGCCAATTACGATCCCGATGAGATCAAGCATGATCTGAAAAAAGGGGAAGGGGCGGATCAGCAGGATATCCAGCCCGGCGGCAGCGCCGACCCTCAGGTCAATCAGTGGTATGACAATCTGCAGGTCTCTCCATCGATACTGCTGCACAACCTCTACCAAGCCGATACGCAGGAGGCTCAATGA
- a CDS encoding DUF58 domain-containing protein: METRLSIDNAGLMALAGEARLLRNDPERISLGAMAGERVSRQQGRGLNFEGLRRYQAGDDVRLIDWQATARLRTPWIRLYNEERERPVFLLTDQRLDMYFTTRGHTKSVTAAMIAGLYAWRSWHDSDRLGGVTFNDEVLAVHPCRSAKQNLGRILEDLGRFNQSLTQAYPAEPAGSLSLAEVLQRVHGLIPPGAWLAIISDFHDLDARSEAILAGLRRRCDMHAFVVYDDLHLRLPTQGSVSARYQGSEASFSFSSQMNREIQQAITQRLAAQEQRLTRLGVRVHHILTHQDPVRQLQKGG, translated from the coding sequence ATGGAGACGCGGCTGAGCATCGATAACGCCGGGCTGATGGCGCTGGCGGGGGAAGCCCGTCTGCTCAGAAATGATCCCGAGCGCATCTCCCTCGGCGCCATGGCGGGGGAGCGGGTGTCCCGCCAGCAGGGGCGAGGCCTCAACTTCGAAGGGTTGCGGCGCTATCAGGCGGGGGATGACGTGCGGCTCATCGACTGGCAAGCCACCGCCCGGCTGCGCACCCCCTGGATCCGGCTCTATAATGAGGAGCGGGAGCGCCCGGTCTTTCTGCTGACCGATCAACGCCTCGACATGTACTTCACCACGCGCGGCCATACCAAGTCGGTGACGGCGGCCATGATAGCCGGGCTCTATGCCTGGCGAAGCTGGCACGACAGCGACCGGCTGGGAGGGGTGACCTTCAACGATGAGGTGCTGGCCGTTCATCCCTGTCGCTCTGCCAAGCAGAACCTCGGACGAATACTGGAGGATCTGGGCCGCTTCAACCAGTCGTTGACGCAGGCCTATCCGGCAGAGCCTGCGGGTTCGCTGAGTCTGGCCGAAGTGTTGCAGCGTGTGCACGGCCTGATCCCCCCGGGGGCCTGGCTCGCCATCATCAGTGACTTTCACGACCTGGACGCCCGCAGCGAAGCCATCCTGGCCGGGTTGCGGCGACGCTGCGACATGCACGCCTTCGTCGTCTATGACGATCTTCACCTTCGCCTGCCCACGCAAGGGTCGGTGAGCGCCCGTTATCAGGGCAGCGAAGCGAGCTTCTCCTTCTCCTCCCAGATGAATCGCGAGATCCAGCAGGCCATCACCCAGCGGCTGGCCGCGCAGGAGCAGCGCCTCACCCGGTTGGGGGTCAGGGTTCACCACATCCTTACCCATCAGGATCCGGTCCGCCAGTTGCAGAAGGGAGGTTGA
- a CDS encoding arylsulfatase: MRNNIPSKRTLVASMLALALGATAVSAQAATTAAEQQKGKPNIVVIFGDDIGYGNLSTYNQGMLGYQTPNIDKIAAEGAKFTSYYAEQSSTAGRSSFITGQMPFRTGLSKVGMPGAPQGIQKEDPTLATVLKQLGYATGQFGKNHLGDRDEFLPTAHGFDEFLGNLYHLNAEEEPENVDYPKDPAFRKQFGPRGVIKSSADGKIEDTGPLTKKRMETVDEETLAANNDFMERQVKAKKPFFAWFNTTRMHNKTHIKPDHQGKTGLGDYADGMVEHDAIVGEVMKKIKDLGIEDNTIVVYTTDNGPMTATWPDGGFTPFRGEKNTGWEGGFRVPAMIKWPGHIKPGTQLNGIFGSNDWFPTLVAAAGEPNIKEKLLKGYKTPAMTYKVHLDGYNQLDYLKGKGEDKRKEFFYWSDDGDLLAMRYGRWKAHFMIQEHSGFDVWQYPFTKLRVPMLFDLDVDPLEKGSDGMGYKNWFYDRLYLLGGAQKYATEMIQSFKEFPPRQKPGSFTVSDVSALIEQGAKNH; the protein is encoded by the coding sequence ATGCGGAATAATATTCCATCCAAACGCACCCTGGTTGCCAGTATGCTGGCCTTGGCGCTCGGCGCGACCGCGGTTTCGGCCCAGGCCGCGACCACGGCGGCGGAGCAACAGAAAGGCAAGCCCAACATAGTGGTCATCTTCGGCGATGATATCGGTTACGGGAACCTGAGTACCTACAATCAGGGCATGCTGGGCTACCAGACCCCGAATATCGACAAGATCGCCGCAGAAGGGGCCAAGTTCACCTCCTACTACGCCGAGCAAAGCTCTACCGCGGGTCGCTCCTCCTTCATCACCGGTCAGATGCCGTTTCGTACCGGCCTGAGCAAGGTGGGCATGCCGGGGGCCCCCCAGGGGATCCAGAAAGAGGATCCCACCCTCGCCACCGTGCTCAAGCAACTGGGTTATGCCACTGGTCAGTTCGGCAAGAACCACCTGGGGGATCGGGACGAGTTCCTGCCCACCGCTCATGGGTTCGATGAGTTCCTCGGCAACCTCTATCACCTGAACGCGGAGGAAGAGCCGGAGAACGTGGACTACCCGAAAGATCCCGCCTTCCGCAAGCAGTTCGGCCCGCGCGGCGTCATCAAGAGCAGCGCCGACGGCAAGATTGAAGACACCGGCCCGCTGACCAAGAAGCGGATGGAGACCGTCGATGAAGAGACCCTGGCGGCCAACAACGACTTCATGGAGCGTCAGGTCAAGGCCAAAAAACCCTTCTTCGCCTGGTTCAACACCACCCGCATGCACAACAAGACCCACATCAAGCCGGATCACCAGGGCAAGACCGGCCTCGGGGATTATGCGGACGGCATGGTCGAACATGACGCCATCGTCGGCGAAGTGATGAAGAAGATCAAAGATCTGGGGATCGAAGACAACACCATCGTCGTCTACACCACGGACAACGGCCCCATGACCGCCACCTGGCCGGATGGGGGCTTCACGCCGTTCCGCGGTGAGAAGAACACCGGTTGGGAAGGGGGCTTCCGGGTACCCGCCATGATCAAGTGGCCGGGTCACATCAAGCCGGGCACCCAGCTCAACGGTATCTTCGGCAGCAACGACTGGTTCCCGACCCTGGTGGCGGCGGCCGGTGAGCCGAACATCAAGGAAAAACTGCTCAAGGGCTACAAGACCCCGGCCATGACCTACAAGGTGCATCTGGATGGCTACAACCAGCTCGACTACCTGAAGGGCAAGGGAGAAGACAAGCGCAAGGAGTTCTTCTACTGGAGTGATGATGGCGACTTGCTGGCCATGCGTTACGGCCGCTGGAAGGCCCACTTCATGATCCAGGAGCACAGCGGATTTGATGTGTGGCAGTACCCCTTCACCAAGCTGCGGGTGCCCATGCTGTTCGATCTGGACGTGGATCCGCTGGAGAAAGGCTCGGACGGCATGGGTTACAAGAACTGGTTCTACGATCGTCTCTACCTGCTGGGCGGGGCGCAAAAGTATGCCACCGAGATGATCCAGAGCTTCAAGGAGTTCCCACCACGCCAGAAACCGGGCAGCTTCACCGTCTCCGACGTGAGCGCCCTGATCGAGCAGGGTGCCAAGAACCACTGA
- a CDS encoding DUF4381 domain-containing protein: protein MLEKGFTVPALLDPALPAGFSWWPSAPGWTWLATLLLLLAAGMAIARLAHWRRNRWRREAQSQLNTLQDADAWLSLIKQISLVHRPRKEVAQAVTPDALLQAVPLDETSRTLLCERYCRPDNRLTPEQNARLAAQLATWLETLPHV, encoded by the coding sequence ATGCTCGAGAAAGGCTTTACCGTGCCGGCGTTGCTTGACCCCGCACTGCCGGCGGGCTTCTCCTGGTGGCCATCGGCCCCCGGCTGGACATGGCTGGCGACTCTGTTGCTGCTGCTCGCCGCCGGTATGGCGATCGCCCGCCTTGCCCACTGGCGGCGCAATCGCTGGCGCCGGGAGGCACAGTCGCAGCTGAACACGCTGCAGGACGCGGACGCCTGGCTCAGCCTCATCAAGCAGATAAGCCTGGTTCATCGTCCCCGCAAGGAGGTGGCGCAGGCCGTGACCCCGGACGCCTTGTTGCAGGCGGTGCCCCTTGACGAAACCTCCCGCACGCTCTTGTGCGAGCGTTATTGCCGCCCCGACAACCGGCTGACTCCCGAGCAGAACGCCCGCTTGGCCGCACAACTCGCCACCTGGCTGGAGACCTTGCCCCATGTCTGA
- a CDS encoding oxygen tolerance domain protein, translating to MRRLWWLLLLISLPGHSEVNITRELVAPAQVAPGQPLRLAVTFWTDSWFNPPPSWPTQEVKNGALLTTPLPNQLLTRQADGKSWSGVRLERLVSAWDAGKLVFPALEITLTSPGQPPHTVQLPAIEHDVAWPPDVTQPDRFLPASKVTLTGKVVTYHAGEGEDLHVGDVIERQVTVQAEGAVPSQIPQLLYAIPGQESQRLAPVNRLLDSGRGDFMGGQREERLRYMPTTAGTVTLPPLTLRWWNSEQQQWQQESLPGAEYKVGAPRTAGGEAVLRASSLAHWKPYAIGLVLILLLAGAAYLARHSLLRGWCFAREALKRFWTPVPLPGLLPVNKEK from the coding sequence ATGAGACGACTCTGGTGGTTGCTGTTGCTGATAAGCTTGCCCGGCCACAGCGAGGTGAACATCACCCGTGAACTGGTGGCCCCGGCCCAGGTGGCGCCGGGTCAGCCTCTGCGCCTCGCGGTGACCTTCTGGACCGACTCCTGGTTCAACCCGCCCCCCAGCTGGCCCACTCAGGAGGTCAAAAACGGGGCTCTGCTCACCACTCCGCTGCCCAATCAGCTGCTGACTCGTCAGGCCGACGGAAAGAGCTGGAGCGGCGTTCGTCTGGAGCGGCTGGTCTCTGCCTGGGACGCGGGGAAGCTGGTCTTCCCCGCCCTGGAGATCACGCTGACATCACCGGGGCAGCCGCCCCACACGGTGCAACTGCCCGCCATCGAACATGACGTGGCCTGGCCCCCCGATGTCACCCAGCCGGATCGCTTCCTGCCCGCGAGCAAGGTCACCCTGACCGGTAAGGTGGTGACTTATCACGCCGGGGAGGGCGAGGATCTGCACGTGGGGGATGTGATCGAGCGTCAGGTGACGGTGCAGGCCGAAGGGGCGGTGCCGTCCCAGATCCCGCAACTGCTTTATGCCATCCCGGGTCAGGAGAGCCAGCGTCTGGCTCCGGTCAACCGTCTGCTGGACAGTGGCCGCGGTGACTTCATGGGGGGTCAGCGTGAGGAGCGGCTGCGCTATATGCCCACCACGGCGGGCACGGTGACGCTGCCCCCCCTGACCCTGAGATGGTGGAACAGCGAGCAGCAGCAATGGCAGCAGGAGAGCCTGCCCGGCGCCGAATACAAGGTCGGTGCCCCGCGCACTGCCGGTGGGGAGGCCGTGCTGCGCGCCTCGTCACTGGCCCATTGGAAACCCTATGCCATTGGCCTGGTGCTCATCCTCCTGCTGGCTGGGGCCGCCTATCTTGCCCGTCACTCGCTCTTGCGAGGCTGGTGCTTTGCCCGTGAGGCCCTGAAACGCTTCTGGACACCTGTCCCACTGCCGGGATTGCTCCCGGTGAACAAGGAGAAATAG
- a CDS encoding AAA family ATPase yields the protein MNNREKLQRLEQRMNEQVLGQEALVRMLIIALLCDGHVLLEGLPGLAKTRAVRALASQIEGDYSRIQFTPDLLPSDITGSEIYQQNATSPEDQFRFRQGPVFGNIILADEINRASARVQSALLEAMEERHVTVAGKSWPLPSLFMVLATQNPVDQEGTWPLPEAQLDRFLMKVLVDYPSKDHEQQMMQLVREEQQHKYSQEKDTSSTTDHSAALLSQEDLLSCWQEISRVHVAPAVEQYILNLVGMTRHPQGVSDELAGYIALGVSPRGTLALERCARASAWLAGRDSVLPEDIKGIAHAVLRHRLMMSYQANADGVSADDAIQTLLDTLVA from the coding sequence ATGAACAACAGGGAAAAACTGCAACGGCTTGAACAACGAATGAATGAACAGGTGCTCGGGCAGGAGGCCTTGGTCAGGATGCTGATCATCGCGCTGCTCTGTGATGGCCACGTCTTGCTGGAGGGGCTGCCCGGCCTTGCCAAGACCCGTGCGGTACGGGCCCTTGCCAGCCAGATCGAGGGGGATTACAGCCGGATACAGTTCACCCCGGATCTGCTGCCATCGGATATCACCGGCAGCGAGATATACCAGCAGAATGCCACCTCGCCAGAGGATCAGTTCCGGTTCCGCCAGGGGCCGGTATTTGGCAACATCATCCTCGCCGATGAGATCAACCGGGCCTCGGCGCGGGTCCAGTCCGCCTTGCTGGAGGCGATGGAAGAGCGTCATGTCACCGTTGCCGGCAAGAGCTGGCCACTCCCCAGCCTCTTCATGGTGCTGGCGACCCAGAACCCGGTGGATCAGGAGGGAACCTGGCCATTGCCGGAGGCCCAGCTGGACCGCTTCCTGATGAAGGTGCTGGTGGATTATCCCTCAAAAGATCATGAACAGCAGATGATGCAACTGGTCAGGGAGGAGCAGCAGCACAAATATAGCCAGGAAAAGGACACGAGCAGCACGACTGACCACAGCGCCGCCCTGCTCTCCCAGGAGGATCTGCTGAGCTGCTGGCAGGAGATCTCCCGCGTTCATGTCGCCCCGGCCGTGGAGCAGTACATCCTCAACCTGGTGGGCATGACCCGCCATCCGCAAGGGGTGAGCGATGAGCTGGCCGGCTACATTGCCCTCGGGGTCAGCCCCCGTGGCACCCTGGCCCTGGAGCGCTGTGCCCGTGCCAGCGCCTGGCTGGCCGGCCGGGATAGCGTCCTGCCCGAAGACATCAAGGGCATCGCCCACGCCGTGCTGCGCCATCGCCTGATGATGAGCTATCAGGCCAATGCCGATGGGGTCAGTGCCGACGACGCCATCCAGACTCTGCTCGATACCCTGGTCGCCTGA